The DNA sequence AATATTCTATTTTTATCTATAGGTACTTTAGCCGATAAAGGGCCGGCCTTAGTAAGGCCTTTTATGCTGTATTCAACACTTTCAATCTTATAAGCGGGAGCATCCATCTGCTTTTCAGCTTCAGATTTTTCATCAGTGTTTTGTGCGTAAAGACCAAGTACAAAAAAACAGCATAATAAGACCGTTAAAAAAAATCGTTTGTGCATTTTATTCCGCCATAAATTTATTTTTTAATTTGGAATCGTCTTCAATTATTTTTTGGGCATTTGATTCCATATAAGATTTAACTGAAGCCGCTATTTCCTTATCATAAAGAGAAAAGATTCTTGCGGCAAGGAGGGCTGCATTTTTAGGCTCCAACACCAAGGCCGGAGAAATTCCCGAGGGCATTCTAAGAGAAGAATAAATGTCTGCTCCTGCAAAACTATCGGATGTAGGAGGACAGGCTATTGTAGCCCCCTTTACAAAACCATCCACAAAGCCGGAAAGAGCATTACTTCTTCCTGCAATAGTAATATAAAGTTTCGGCCTATCAAGGGCTTCATATTCTTTTAGCATAGAAACAACATGCTCCGCCGTTTTATGAGCCGAGCCTATTCTTATAGCGTACTCGATTCCAAAGCTCTTTAACTCCGAAGCTATTTTTTCTGCATGGCCCATATCCGAAGATGAACCCATAAGTATTATTACAAGAGGTTTCACATTAAGCCTGCCTTTTTTAAGTTTTTTACTATGCGTTCTTCAGCCGGATATTCGCCCGGAACAAATTTTGATTTTGTCAATTTTTCGTAGGCCGTGATATAAAGCTGAATAGCCTCATTCCAGATATTTTCATCGAGTTCGGGGATTTCTCCGTCGCCTCGGTACCCTTTTGCTGCATAGGCCATTCTTACAAATTCTTTATCGAAGTTTTCGGGCTCCTTCCCTTCCTTTAATCTTTGTTCGTAAGTATCGAGTTTCCAATAGCGTGAAGAATCGGGGGTATGAACCTCATCTATTAAAAGAATATCATTATTTTTGTCCACACCGAATTCGTATTTTGTATCTACTAAAATCAAGCCTGCTTCTTTTGCACTTTTTTGCCCCCTTTCAAAAAGAGCAAGGGCCGCTTTTTGAACAAAGTCCCATTCTTCTTTTGACAGATAACCTTGCGAAACAACCTCATCGCAGGTAAGTCTTTCATCATGGCCTGTAGGGCCGCCCTTTGTAGTAGGGGTTATAATCGGCGTAGGAAGTGCCTGATTTTTTTTCAAGCCTTCAGGAAAATCATATCCGTATATATTTCTTTCACCTAAAGAATATCTGTACCAAAGGGCTGTAGATGTTACACCTGTAATATAGCCCCGTACAATAACCTCTATCGGGAGAGGTTTTACTTCAGTTACGATAATGCAGTTAGGATCCGGACAAGATATTATGTGATTTTTGATTATATCCTTGGTATTTTCAAACCACCAAAGAGAAAGCTGGTTTAAAACCTGTCCCTTGTATGGAAGGGCTGTAAGGACTCTGTCAAAGGCAGAAATTCTATCGGTAGTTACAATCAAGCGTTTCCCCTCTTCGGGCGAGTACCAATCCCTTACCTTTCCGGTTTGTTTTGAAGGGAGAGACAAATTAGATTCTCTAAAAGCTGCATTTCGTGAAATCATTTTAAACTCCTTAGGTTAATTTACATCGCCAAGTATATATGAAGATTTATAAATTTTCAAGTATCATATATATTTCTAAATTTTCCGATAGAAGAAAAAAAGAATTTTATCTATAATGATGAAGACTTTAATTTAGCTGAAACAGGGTATAATTATGAAAAAAATAGCGGTAGTAGCGGGAGGCTCAAGCGGTATAGGTCTTGAAATTACAAAGGCCTTGGTTCTAAAAGATTATTTTGTTTACACCATGAGCCGCAGAGAATTTTTAAGTTTACCTCAAGAAAAAAGTAAGCATATCAGCCTTGATATTACGGATGAAGAAAATCTTACAAAAGCCTTTTCCGATATTTGGGAAAAAGAAGGGCGGATTGACTTAGCCGTCTGTGCATCGGGGTTCGGTATTTCAGGCGCTGTGGAATTTACAAGCCTTGCAGAAGCAAAAAAACAAATGGATGTAAACTTTTTTGGAGCTTTTTTATTTATAAAGACTGCCGCTTCATATATGAGACCCCAATCTTTTGGAAAGATATTTGTGATCAGTTCTATAGCCGGAGAAATCGCCATTCCCTTTCAGGGCTTTTATTCGGCATCAAAGGCTGCCCTTGGCAAGCTCTTAGAAGCTTTTAGAGCGGAACTTCAGCCCTTCGGTGTTGACTGTGCCCTAATCATGCCCGGAGATGTTGCCACCCCCTTCACGGCCGCAAGAAATAAGTCAAATCTTGGGGATGATGTTTATAATGGGAGAATTTCAAAAAGCGTTTCCAAAATGGAAAAAGACGAGCAAAAGGGAATGAGCCCTGAAAGCTTAGGAAAATTCGTCGCCTCTCTCGCCGAAAAGCGGAAAGCCGGATTTTTTTATCCTTACAATTGGACTTACTCCTTTTTGCTGCTTTTATATAGAATTTTACCCCGCGGCATCGCTCTTTTTATCGTAAAAAAACTATATGCCGAATAAAGATGCTATCAAGGCCCGATGAGTGAATCACCTGTAAAGGTTTAGATAAAGAAATCATCTTAGACCTTGACAGCATAATTATTTAAAATGCCATTACTTTTTCTTCAATAAGCACCTCCTCCTTTGCCTTTGTTTTTTCGCCTGCATTTTTAAAGATGGGCTTAAACTCTACATGTTCTGCAACAACTTTTACTTTGCTGTAGTTTTTACCATCGGTACCTACCCACCTATCTTGCTTAATTCTGCCTACAACGCGGACTCCCCTGCCCTTAGCTCCGTTTTGTTCGCATAATTTTGCAAGACTTGCCCACGATTCTACATCAAAATAAGAAGTTTCCTGCACAAAAGCATCGTCTTTTTTGTAGTTTCTATTTGAAGCAATAGAAAAAGTACAGATGTCTGTTCCGTTTGCCGTAGTTTTTAAAACAGGTTCCCTAACCATGTTTCCTTCAATAATGAGTGAATTTAATG is a window from the Treponema denticola genome containing:
- the purE gene encoding phosphoribosylaminoimidazole carboxylase, with the translated sequence MKPLVIILMGSSSDMGHAEKIASELKSFGIEYAIRIGSAHKTAEHVVSMLKEYEALDRPKLYITIAGRSNALSGFVDGFVKGATIACPPTSDSFAGADIYSSLRMPSGISPALVLEPKNAALLAARIFSLYDKEIAASVKSYMESNAQKIIEDDSKLKNKFMAE
- a CDS encoding phosphoribosylaminoimidazolesuccinocarboxamide synthase; its protein translation is MISRNAAFRESNLSLPSKQTGKVRDWYSPEEGKRLIVTTDRISAFDRVLTALPYKGQVLNQLSLWWFENTKDIIKNHIISCPDPNCIIVTEVKPLPIEVIVRGYITGVTSTALWYRYSLGERNIYGYDFPEGLKKNQALPTPIITPTTKGGPTGHDERLTCDEVVSQGYLSKEEWDFVQKAALALFERGQKSAKEAGLILVDTKYEFGVDKNNDILLIDEVHTPDSSRYWKLDTYEQRLKEGKEPENFDKEFVRMAYAAKGYRGDGEIPELDENIWNEAIQLYITAYEKLTKSKFVPGEYPAEERIVKNLKKAGLM
- a CDS encoding SDR family NAD(P)-dependent oxidoreductase, with amino-acid sequence MKKIAVVAGGSSGIGLEITKALVLKDYFVYTMSRREFLSLPQEKSKHISLDITDEENLTKAFSDIWEKEGRIDLAVCASGFGISGAVEFTSLAEAKKQMDVNFFGAFLFIKTAASYMRPQSFGKIFVISSIAGEIAIPFQGFYSASKAALGKLLEAFRAELQPFGVDCALIMPGDVATPFTAARNKSNLGDDVYNGRISKSVSKMEKDEQKGMSPESLGKFVASLAEKRKAGFFYPYNWTYSFLLLLYRILPRGIALFIVKKLYAE
- a CDS encoding single-stranded DNA-binding protein, which translates into the protein MKSLNSLIIEGNMVREPVLKTTANGTDICTFSIASNRNYKKDDAFVQETSYFDVESWASLAKLCEQNGAKGRGVRVVGRIKQDRWVGTDGKNYSKVKVVAEHVEFKPIFKNAGEKTKAKEEVLIEEKVMAF